The following proteins are encoded in a genomic region of Oncorhynchus keta strain PuntledgeMale-10-30-2019 chromosome 35, Oket_V2, whole genome shotgun sequence:
- the LOC118368797 gene encoding tumor necrosis factor ligand superfamily member 12-like, whose translation MIAGECGTTMHRILQRRTVRKLRFVWVFMAMVALSLAACSALFTAWTWRQTLDLSQSVKTLQDRLEQVNTQRKAIVQLIMEKRELLVGQRVKRDGGTGKGKSGNGKKVASQFEITKESVQKVGADGLIKGWTDSEQLNMSKAVKYNTDRGTFTVERAGVYFLFCQVLFNENQSQLVKLEVVVVKSGQPLQKLQCMEGYGTTPASGSHQFHFLKPCQVSGLLRLEKGAELQAITGAGFSLHTTGKHYLSLFKVN comes from the exons ATGATAGCCGGGGAATGTGGAACGACCATGCATCGAATTCTACAGAGGAGAACAGTGCGCAAACTTCGCTTCGTCTGGGTATTCATGGCCATGGTGGCTCTGTCGCTCGCCGCCTGTAGCGCACTATTTACGGCGTGGACCTGGAGACAGACGCTGGACCTGTCCCAGTCCGTTAAAACTCTGCAAGACCGATTGGAGCAA GTGAACACTCAGCGTAAGGCCATTGTCCAACTCATCATGGAGAAGAGAGAGTTGCTGGTGGGGCAAAGGGTGAAAAGAGATg GGGGAACTGGGAAAGGGAAGAGTGGAAATGGAAAGAAAGTGGCTTCTCAGTTTGAGA TAACCAAAGAGTCTGTTCAGAAAG tgggaGCTGATGGCTTGATAAAAGGATGGACGGACTCGGAGCAGTTGAATATGAGCAAAGCTGTGAAGTACAACACAGACAGAGGCACCTTCACAGTGGAGAGAGCTGGAGTCTACTTCCTCTTCTGTCAG gTGTTGTTCAATGAGAATCAGTCTCAGCTGGTGAAgttggaagtggtggtggtgaaGAGCGGCCAGCCGCTGCAGAAGCTGCAGTGCATGGAGGGCTATGGGACTACACCTGCATCCGGATCCCACCAGTTCCACTTTCTCAAACCCTGCCAGGTGTCTGGCCTTCTGCGGCTAGAGAAGGGGGCAGAGCTACAGGCCATCACAGGCGCCGGCTTCAGCCTCCACACCACGGGGAAGCACTACTTAAGCCTCTTCAAGGTCAACTGA